From one Fibrobacter sp. genomic stretch:
- a CDS encoding flagellar FlbD family protein, producing MIALRRINGQEFVLNADLIETMESTPDTVLTLTNGKKIIVQNSLEEIVRKTIKYKQLCNQGPQVIKKDGSRSNPEQ from the coding sequence ATGATTGCTTTAAGGCGGATAAATGGACAGGAATTTGTACTCAATGCCGATCTCATCGAGACTATGGAATCCACTCCCGATACTGTCCTCACTTTGACAAATGGAAAGAAGATAATCGTGCAGAACAGCCTTGAAGAAATTGTACGCAAAACTATAAAATATAAACAATTATGTAATCAGGGCCCTCAGGTTATCAAGAAGGATGGATCAAGGAGCAATCCGGAACAGTAG
- a CDS encoding motility protein A: MDIATVLGLAAAFLLVVFGIKIENIVAFIDMPSIYITVGGAVSATIAAFPASKLLNAFGILKNAFFVKKTTHVEIIRQLVDFAEQARREGILALEARAADIDDEFLKKGIQLAVDGTEPDLIKDILTTEITFTEARHEEGAKIFDFLGAMGPSFGMIGTLIGLVLMLGSMSDVESIGPNMAVALITTFYGSLLANAICLPLVEKLKAYSRKEILIKELMLEGIMSLQSGDNPRIVEQKLTAFLEPGLRAAAMKDRNQGK, from the coding sequence ATGGATATTGCAACAGTATTGGGACTGGCGGCTGCATTCCTTCTGGTAGTGTTTGGAATCAAGATCGAAAACATCGTTGCATTTATTGACATGCCATCAATTTACATCACTGTGGGTGGAGCGGTCTCCGCTACTATCGCAGCCTTTCCTGCCAGCAAACTTCTCAATGCTTTTGGAATCCTTAAAAACGCCTTTTTCGTGAAGAAAACGACTCATGTCGAGATTATTCGTCAATTAGTGGATTTTGCCGAACAGGCACGCAGGGAGGGAATTCTGGCGCTTGAGGCCCGTGCTGCAGATATAGATGATGAATTTTTGAAAAAGGGGATACAACTGGCTGTTGATGGAACAGAGCCGGATCTTATAAAAGATATTCTCACTACAGAGATCACCTTTACCGAGGCCCGTCATGAAGAGGGAGCGAAGATATTTGATTTTCTGGGAGCCATGGGTCCCTCATTCGGGATGATTGGTACATTGATTGGACTTGTGCTGATGCTTGGCAGCATGAGTGATGTCGAGTCGATCGGACCCAATATGGCTGTGGCTCTGATCACTACATTTTACGGTTCCCTGCTCGCTAATGCTATATGTCTTCCACTGGTTGAAAAATTAAAAGCTTATTCACGCAAGGAGATACTGATAAAAGAACTGATGCTTGAGGGGATAATGTCTTTACAATCAGGAGATAATCCCCGTATTGTGGAACAGAAACTGACTGCCTTTCTGGAACCGGGACTCAGGGCTGCGGCTATGAA